The genomic DNA TCTAATAGCTCAGGGATACGAGTATCAAAATACTCAAGAGCTGCCGCGTAGCCAGCCACATCTCGGCGATGTCCGTAGCTAGAATCAAAATCTACAAAGTTAGTGAAAACAAGGGTGTTGTCTCCAGCGGCTTTGATTTGCTCTAAAGTCTTATCAAATAAAGCTTCAAGACCTGTTGCTTTATGGCCTTCGCTGATGCCGGTATGGGCATAAATATCCGATATTTTACCAATAGAGATTACTTTGCCGTTGGCATCGGTAAGCTTTTCCAACACGGTCTTTGATGGCGGCTGAACAGCAAGATCTTTACGATTACCCGTGCGCTCAAAGCTCTCTGAATCGGCACCAACGAACGGGCGCGCGATCACTCGACCAATGTTGTATTCGTTGACCAATTCACGAGCAATAGTGCACAGCTCATATAAACGCTCTAGGCCGAAGCTTTCTTCGTGGCACGCGATCTGAAATACGCTATCGGCGCTGGTGTAAACAATCGGTTTACCCGTGGCCATGTGCTCTTCGCCTAAGCGTTGGATGATTTCAGTACCCGAAGCATGGCAATTGCCTAAAATACCCGGCACGTCTGCACGTTTGATGAATTCTTCAAGCAATGATTCTGGAAATGAGTTTTCTAATTCAGAAAAATAGCCCCATTCAAATAAAACGGGAACGCCAGCAATTTCCCAGTGACCGCTAGGCGTATCTTTACCGCTGGAAAGCTCTTCAGCAAAACCATGGCTCGCTATGGGTGCGTCTGTTTGCTCTAAGCCAGCAGGTACCTTGCCTTTACTGCTCTGAGTCGCTGCATTGACCAATCCAAGCTGGGTTAGGTTAGGTAATTTAATAGGACCTTGTCGGTTAATGTCAGCTCGACCTTCAAAGCACTCTTGTGCAATGTGGCCAAAGGTATTTGCCCCCACATCACCAAATTTATCGGCATCAGCGGTTTCGCCTAGGCCAAAGCTATCTAAAACTAAAATGTGAGCTCGTTTCATGTGGTTCACCTTTTCGTATGACTGTGAGGGAAACAGCGCAATTACCCAAAAAGTGCCTTGCGCTTAAAAAATGACGAGGTTAACCAGTCACAGTTTCATATACAGACTGTAATGCGTCTGGTTTTTGGTCAGAGACGGTAAATGACGACAATAATCGTTCTTTTACACTGTCGTACTGGGCTTGATCACGAACATGCACCTCTAATAACGGGTCACCTTGTGCTACTTGCTCGCCAATTTTAACAATATTGTCTAATCCAACAGCATGATCAACTTTTTGATCCGCACGAGAACGACCGCCGCCTAATTGAACAACCGCCAACCCTAGTTCGCGCGTTTTAATGGAGCTAATGTAGCCTGCTTGCGGAG from Reinekea marina includes the following:
- a CDS encoding phosphopentomutase, which encodes MKRAHILVLDSFGLGETADADKFGDVGANTFGHIAQECFEGRADINRQGPIKLPNLTQLGLVNAATQSSKGKVPAGLEQTDAPIASHGFAEELSSGKDTPSGHWEIAGVPVLFEWGYFSELENSFPESLLEEFIKRADVPGILGNCHASGTEIIQRLGEEHMATGKPIVYTSADSVFQIACHEESFGLERLYELCTIARELVNEYNIGRVIARPFVGADSESFERTGNRKDLAVQPPSKTVLEKLTDANGKVISIGKISDIYAHTGISEGHKATGLEALFDKTLEQIKAAGDNTLVFTNFVDFDSSYGHRRDVAGYAAALEYFDTRIPELLETVADDDLVIFTADHGCDPTWPGSDHTREHIPVIVYCKNRQAVNLGLRSSFADIGQTLADYFGLEAMDYGTSFLNEMAPKQ